The proteins below come from a single Dryobates pubescens isolate bDryPub1 chromosome 16, bDryPub1.pri, whole genome shotgun sequence genomic window:
- the LOC104306576 gene encoding protocadherin beta-15-like: MAWNGIRSGGSLRQVILFLLCFCVWQSGAESLRYSLAEEMERDSFVGNIAQDLGLAPSQLAARKARVVSEGNQQLFRLNPSTGVLMARESLDREEICPQSETCTLFFKVFFDNPLQLIRGEVEILDVNDNSPVFPKKEIALEILETAPPGSRFPLESARDKDVGSNGLQNYSLESNSHFSLVVRGRKGGTKYPELVLERQLDREEQREIHLLLTATDGGSPPRSGTAQVQIVVLDINDNIPVFDTEVYEVRLLENSPPGQLVVRVMATDADENLYSKLQYDFTEIPVGSRELFDLNADTGEILVAGNLDFEETKFHELMVRATDGGGLYSHCKVQLEVVDVNDNAPEIQLTSHTASIPEDAPPRTVVALFSVRDRDAGDNGRTECTIEGDLPFTLTPTFDNYYELRTNAALDRETTAEYNISIRATDWGPRRLSSRQSLWVQVSDVNDNAPAFSQELYSMWVTENNSPMVRIGSVQASDADAGSNARVQYALVREEGEEQPAVSVSSESGDVYVVRSLDYERVRALEVWVSAADGGWPALSARALLRVLVRDENDNAPVVLHPGAESGAGAGELVPRWAPAGYLVAKVVAVDADAGQNAWLSYELAKATEPGLFRLGLHSGELRTARAVAERDAPRHRLVVLVRDRGQPPRSASATLAIALLHDFSDAHVRLSQDAPPAEPDDTLTLYLIACLACVSALCLATGLAALLMKLRRDRRKHDEPLPTFPTAVAESDAGSLPRSLVYDVCLATGTLSSDFHFLGPLLPCFSAGMPPGGAPQRSSVCVQAASNPGDEGITQPEAEEPFPLPTLGGGVDHGPAASSARPGFAALAHKNSRHSCSGTQADCSGD; the protein is encoded by the exons ATGGCGTGGAACGGCATAAGGAGCGGAGGCAGCCTCAGGCAAGTGATCTTGTTCCTTCTGTGCTTTTGCGTGTGGCAGAGCGGGGCCGAAAGCCTCCGCTATTCTCTggcagaggagatggagagggactccTTTGTGGGCAATATTGCCCAGGACCTGGGGCTTGCTCCgagccagctggcagctcgCAAGGCGCGCGTTGTGTCGGAGGGGAACCAGCAGCTTTTCCGCCTCAACCCGAGCACCGGAGTGCTGATGGCCAGGGAGTCTCTGGACCGAGAGGAGATCTGTCCTCAGAGCGAGACCTGCACGCTCTTCTTTAAGGTGTTCTTTGACAACCCATTGCAGCTGATCCGAGGGGAGGTAGAGATTCTTGACGTGAACGACAACTCTCCAGTGTTCCCAAAGAAAGAAATAGCTTTAGAGATTCTTGAAACGGCACCACCTGGGTCTCGTTTCCCTCTGGAAAGTGCCCGTGACAAGGACGTGGGCAGTAACGGTTTGCAGAACTACAGCCTCGAGTCAAATTCGCATTTTTCCCTTGTTGtaagaggaaggaaaggtggAACAAAGTACCCAGAGCTCGTCCTAGAGCGTCAGCTCGACCGCGAAGAACAACGAGAGATTCATTTACTCCTGACGGCCACGGACGGAGGCTCGCCGCCCAGGTCAGGCACGGCTCAGGTCCAGATCGTGGTTCTGGATATCAATGACAACATTCCGGTCTTTGATACGGAGGTTTATGAAGTGCGGCTACTCGAGAATAGCCCCCCGGGGCAGCTAGTGGTGAGAGTCATGGCCACAGACGCCGACGAAAACTTATACAGTAAATTGCAGTACGACTTCACCGAAATACCAGTGGGGTCTAGGGAACTCTTTGATCTCAACGCTGACACGGGAGAGATTCTCGTGGCAGGCAACCTGGACTTCGAGGAAACAAAATTCCATGAACTGATGGTGAGAGCCACTGACGGCGGGGGTCTGTACAGTCATTGCAAAGTGCAACTGGAGGTTGTGGACGTGAACGACAACGCCCCGGAGATACAGCTGACCTCTCACACTGCCTCCATTCCCGAGGACGCTCCGCCACGCACCGTGGTGGCCCTCTTCAGCGTGCGGGACAGAGACGCCGGTGACAACGGCAGGACAGAGTGCACCATTGAAGGGGACTTGCCATTCACTCTCACCCCCACCTTCGATAATTACTACGAGCTGAGAACCAACGCGGCGCTGGACAGGGAGACGACGGCAGAGTATAACATCAGCATCCGAGCGACGGACTGGGGACCGCGGCGCCTGAGCTCTCGGCAGAGCCTGTGGGTGCAGGTGTCGGACGTGAACGACAACGCCCCCGCCTTCAGCCAGGAGCTCTACAGCATGTGGGTGACGGAGAACAACAGCCCCATGGTGCGCATCGGCAGCGTGCAGGCCAGCGACGCGGACGCGGGCAGCAACGCGCGCGTGCAGTACGCGCTGGTGCGTGAGGAGGGCGAGGAGCAGCCGGCGGTGTCGGTGAGCTCGGAGAGCGGCGACGTGTACGTGGTGCGCTCGCTGGACTACGAGCGGGTGCGCGCCTTGGAGGTGTGGGTGAGCGCGGCCGACGGCGGCTGGCCGGCGCTGAGCGCGCGGGCGCTGCTGCGCGTGCTGGTGCGCGACGAGAACGACAACGCGCCGGTGGTGCTGCACCCTGGTGCCGAGAGCGGCGCGGGCGCGGGCGAGCTGGTGCCGCGCTGGGCGCCGGCAGGCTAcctggtggccaaggtggtgGCGGTGGACGCGGACGCGGGGCAGAACGCCTGGCTGTCCTACGAGCTGGCCAAGGCCACGGAGCCGGGGCTCTTCCGCCTCGGGCTGCACAGCGGCGAGCTGCGCACGGCGCGGGCCGTGGCCGAGCGCGACGCGCCCCGACACAGGCTCGTCGTGCTCGTGCGAGACCGCGGCCAGCCGCCGCGCTCGGCCAGCGCCACCCTCGCCATCGCCCTGCTCCACGACTTCTCCGACGCCCATGTGCGCCTCAGCCAGGACGCGCCGCCCGCCGAGCCCGACGACACGCTCACTCTCTACCTCATCGCCTGCCTGGCCTGCGTCTCCGCGCTCTGCCTGGCCACCGGCCTGGCCGCCCTGCTCATGAAGTTGCGGCGGGACAGGCGCAAACACGACGAGCCCTTGCCCACCTTCCCGACGGCTGTCGCCGAGAGCGACGCAGGCTCCCTTCCCCGCAGTCTTGTGTACGACGTGTGTTTGGCCACCGGCACCCTGAGCAGCGACTTTCACTTCCTCGGTCCGCTCttgccctgcttctctgccGGGATGCCTCCCGGCGGTGCCCCACAGAGGAGTTCCGTGTGTGTACAAGCGGCATCCAACCCCGGGGACGAAGGTATTACACAG ccagaagcagaggAACCATTCCCGCTGCCGACGCTGGGTGGCGGTGTTGACCACGGACCGGCAGCTTCCTCGGCCCGCCCAGGCTTTGCAGCATTGGCACACAAAAACAGCCGACATAGCTGCTCGGGAACGCAGGCGGACTGCTCGGGGGATTGA
- the LOC128897948 gene encoding protocadherin beta-15-like: MEWNSRRSRGSPRQVILFLLCVCVWQSGAESLRYSLAEEMERDSFVGNIAQDLGLTPSQLAARKARVVSEGNQQLFRLNPSTGVLTAKESLDREEICPQSETCTLFFTVFLDNPLELIRGDVVVLDVNDNSPTFPEKEMVLEILETTSPGFRFPLERAQDTDMGSNSLQNYSLGSNSHFSLAIKTRNDGEKYAELVLDRQLDREEQPVLNLLLTATDGGSPPRSGTAQIRIVVLDANDNTPMFSQEVYEVRVAENSPTGQLVMRVTATDPDEGSNGKVQYTFTQISKGSRQLFILNADTGEIRVAGNLDFEEMKKHEMMVRAADGGGLSAHSKVLVEIVDMNDNTPEIQLTSHTASIPEDAPLRTLVALFSVRDRDAGDNGRTECTIEGDVPFTLTPTFDNYYELRTNAALDRETTAEYNISIRATDWGPQRLSSRQSLWVQVSDVNDNAPAFSQELYSMWVTENNSPMVRIGSVQASDADAGSNARVQYALVREEGEEQPAVSVSSESGDVYVVRSLDYERVRALEVWVSAADGGWPALSARALLRVLVRDENDNAPVVLHPGAESGAGAGELVPRWAPAGYLVAKVVAVDADAGQNAWLSYELAKATEPGLFRLGPHSGELRTARAVAERDAPRHRLVVLVRDRGQPPRSASATLAIALLHDFSDAHVRLSQDAPPAEPDDTLTLYLIACLACVSALCLATGLAALLMKLRRDRRKQAEPLPTFPTAVAESDAGSLPRSLVYDVCLATGTLSSDFHFLGPLLPCFPAGMPPVMAPQRSSMCSQEASSLVEGSDCTTQVRNRIGP, from the coding sequence ATGGAGTGGAACAGCAGACggagcagaggcagccccaggcaAGTGATCTTGTTCCTTCTGTGCGTTTGCGTGTGGCAGAGCGGGGCCGAAAGCCTCCGCTATTCTCTGgcggaggagatggagagggactccTTTGTGGGCAATATTGCCCAGGACCTGGGGCTTACTCCgagccagctggcagctcgCAAGGCGCGCGTTGTGTCGGAGGGGAACCAGCAGCTTTTCCGCCTCAACCCGAGCACCGGAGTGCTGACGGCCAAGGAATCTCTGGACCGAGAGGAGATCTGTCCTCAGAGCGAGACCTGTACCCTCTTTTTTACGGTCTTCTTGGACAATCCTTTAGAACTGATCCGAGGGGACGTGGTGGTTCTTGATGTGAATGATAATTCCCCCACgttcccagagaaggagatggtTTTAGAAATTCTTGAAACCACATCTCCGGGTTTCCGTTTTCCTCTGGAAAGAGCACAGGATACTGATATGGGCAGCAACAGTTTGCAGAACTACAGCCTCGGGTCTAATTCGCATTTCTCCCTTGCTATCAAAACAAGGAATGATGGAGAAAAATATGCCGAGCTCGTACTGGATCGGCAGCTGGACCGAGAAGAGCAACCGGTCCTGAATTTACTGCTGACAGCCACCGACGGAGGCTCTCCACCCAGGTCAGGCACGGCTCAGATTCGGATCGTGGTGCTTGATGCCAATGACAACACCCCGATGTTCAGTCAGGAGGTCTACGAGGTGCGTGTGGCTGAGAACAGCCCCACAGGGCAGCTGGTGATGAGAGTCACGGCCACGGATCCCGACGAAGGGTCCAATGGGAAAGTGCAGTACACCTTCACACAGATATCAAAAGGATCTCGGCAGCTCTTCATACTGAACGCTGACACGGGAGAAATCCGGGTGGCAGGAAACCTGGACtttgaagaaatgaaaaagcaCGAGATGATGGTGAGGGCAGCCGATGGTGGGGGTCTCTCTGCGCATTCCAAAGTGCTGGTGGAGATCGTGGACATGAACGACAACACCCCGGAGATACAGCTGACCTCACACACTGCCTCCATTCCCGAGGACGCTCCGCTACGCACACTGGTGGCACTCTTCAGCGTGCGGGACAGAGACGCCGGTGACAACGGCAGGACAGAGTGTACCATCGAAGGGGACGTGCCCTTCACTCTCACCCCCACTTTCGATAATTACTACGAGCTGAGAACCAACGCGGCGCTGGACAGGGAGACGACGGCAGAGTATAACATCAGCATCCGAGCGACGGACTGGGGCCCGCAGCGCCTGAGCTCTCGGCAGAGCCTGTGGGTGCAGGTGTCGGACGTGAACGACAACGCCCCCGCCTTCAGCCAGGAGCTCTACAGCATGTGGGTGACGGAGAACAACAGCCCCATGGTGCGCATCGGCAGCGTGCAGGCCAGCGACGCGGACGCGGGCAGCAACGCGCGCGTGCAGTACGCGCTGGTGCGTGAGGAGGGCGAGGAGCAGCCGGCGGTGTCGGTGAGCTCGGAGAGCGGCGACGTGTACGTGGTGCGCTCGCTGGACTACGAGCGGGTGCGCGCCTTGGAGGTGTGGGTGAGCGCGGCCGACGGCGGCTGGCCGGCGCTGAGCGCGCGGGCGCTGCTGCGCGTGCTGGTGCGCGACGAGAACGACAACGCGCCGGTGGTGCTGCACCCTGGTGCCGAGAGCGGCGCGGGCGCGGGCGAGCTGGTGCCGCGCTGGGCGCCGGCAGGCTAcctggtggccaaggtggtgGCGGTGGACGCGGACGCGGGGCAGAACGCCTGGCTGTCCTACGAGCTGGCCAAGGCCACGGAGCCGGGGCTCTTCCGCCTCGGGCCGCACAGCGGCGAGCTGCGCACGGCGCGGGCCGTGGCCGAGCGCGACGCGCCCCGACACAGGCTCGTCGTGCTCGTGCGAGACCGCGGCCAGCCGCCGCGCTCGGCCAGCGCCACCCTCGCCATCGCCCTGCTCCACGACTTCTCCGACGCCCATGTGCGCCTCAGCCAGGACGCGCCGCCCGCCGAGCCCGACGACACGCTCACTCTCTACCTCATCGCCTGCCTGGCCTGCGTCTCCGCGCTCTGCCTGGCCACCGGCCTGGCCGCCTTGCTCATGAAGCTGCGGCGGGACAGGCGCAAACAAGCCGAGCCCTTGCCCACCTTCCCGACGGCTGTCGCCGAGAGCGACGCAGGCTCCCTTCCCCGCAGCCTTGTGTACGACGTGTGCTTGGCCACCGGCACCCTGAGCAGCGACTTTCACTTCCTCGGTCCGCTCTTGCCCTGCTTCCCTGCCGGGATGCCCCCCGTTATGGCCCCACAGCGGAGCTCCATGTGCTCGCAAGAGGCGTCCAGCCTCGTGGAAGGGAGCGACTGTACTACACAGGTGAGGAACAGAATCGGGCCGTAG